GATTTTAGAGAGATTCCCTTTTGTATAAAGAATATCAATGTTGCACTTTTCTCCCAGAATTTTTGAAATAACatgaagttgtttttttttaatttcttgtaTTACAGGCTGCCGCATGCCTGGTGGAGTGGACTCTCCGAAGGCATTCTGGGATGCCGTCGTTCAAGGTGAAGACATGATCAGTGAGGTGCCTTCCGACAGATGGTCCCTCGAGTCCTTCCACGATCCCGATCAAACCAACCACAGCAAGATGGTCACAAAACGCTGTGGGTTCATCAAAGACATTGACAAGTTCGACAACACCTTCTTCAAGATATCACCTCGTGAGGCTAGCTCCATGGACCCTCAACAGCGTCATATACTTGAGGTCACCTATGAGGCGTTCGAGGATGCTGGTATCATCCCAAGCACGCTGGGCGAAACCTGTGGCGTCTACATCGGGGTGGGGATGATGGACTACCCTATCATGATCATGGAGACATCTCTCATCAACCCCTACACCCACACAGGTGTTGGCCATTCTGCAGTGGCCAACCGTATCTCCTACGCCTTTGACCTTCGTGGACCCTCCTACGTAGTGGACACTGCCTGTGCCTCATCCATGACAGCCATGCACGTAGCCTGTAACGCCATCTGGGATGGCGAATGCACCTCAGCTGTCGCAGGAGGCTGCAACACGCTCCTCCTCCCCGAGGTAACTGTGGGTTTCAGCGCTCTTGGTGTCCTCTCTCCAGAGGGAAAGTGTTGCCCGTTCTCCGATACGGCCAAGGGATACGTCCGAAGTGAGGGATTTGGGGCATTCATTCTGAAGCCACTTGACGCAGCTCTAGCTGAGAATGACCACGTGTACGCCGTCATCAGGGGGAGTGCAATTGCAGCAAACGGCTTCAGCAAGAGTCTTACAATGCCCTCCGCACCTGCCCAGGAGATGGTAATGAAAAATGCCTATGAACGCTGTGGAGTCCCATTGTCCTCCGTCCAGTATGTAGAAGCACATGGCACAGGAACTCCAGTCGGGGATCCCATTGAAGCTGGAGCCATCGGTCGCACATTTGGTCACCTGAAGGACAACCCAGTCAAGATAGGATCTGTCAAGAGTAACTTTGGCCACAGTGAATGTGCTGCTGGTATCACTGCTGCCATAAAAGTAGCCCTCATGCTTGAGAAGAAGATGCTGGTCCCCACTATTAACTACAACGAACCAAACCCAAATATTGATCTGCAAGAACTTAATCTGAAAGTTCAGACGACCCTGGAGCCAATGCAGAGCACCAACGATGAGACTGATACTGACAAGTACACCATTGGACTGAACAGCTTTGGTTTCGCAGGAGCAGTTGCTCACATGATATTTCAGAATGCTCCAAAACCGACCACAAACGCCATAGTTACAGAGACGGCTGGCTGGAAGTTTGGAGACGACAAAAATGCTGGAAGACCAATTGTTCTGCCGTTGTCAGCTAAATCTGGTGATGCCCTAAAAGACCTCATCAAGAAGTGGCTAGACTTCAACTGTGACACTGATGCTCTTCATGTAGCATCTTGGCAAGCAACACGAAGGGAGCACCACCCATACCGTATGGCCATCATTGCTAATTCAAGCTCCTCTTGCAGACAGACTCTGGAGGGATTTCTTGAAGGTGCTGGATCTGAAGCTGCTGTGACTGGAACAGCCCCTCAGGGAAAACCAAAGGTCTGTTTCGTGTTTCCAGGACAGGGACAGCAGTGGGTAGATATGGGCCGCAAGTTGTACAGCTCCGAGAGTGTATTCAGAGAGACCATCGATTCCTGCGACAAAATCTTCCAAAGGATGTCTGGTTGGTCTCTGCTGGAATACTGCGGCTTGTTCAATGAAGAAGGCAGTATCACAGACTCGTCACCCTATACCTCCGTGGAAGAAGCCTTGGGTCAAGTTGAGGTCATCCAGCCAGCCATAATGTTCATCCAGGTGGCACTCTTTCACCAGTGGCAGCACTGGGGAGTTCAACCCGATGTTGTTGTTGGACACAGTCTTGGTGAGATTTCTGCAGCATATGCCTGTGGTGGTCTGACACTAGAGGAAGCTGTGGCTGTTATTTATCACCGTAGCCATGCACAAGCCAAGCAGGAAGGTACAGGAAGAATGGCTGCACTACGAGCTACAAGAGAGCAAGCTGAGAAAATGTGTCTGGAGCATGAGAATCTCTACATCGCTGCAGTCAACGCACCCGGTGCAATTACCCTCGCAGGCAATTGTGAAGTTGTAGCTACCGTGGTGGAGCAAAACCCAGGAAAGGCTAAGCAACTTAGAGTAACCTGTGCCTTCCATACTCCTGAGATGGACCCAATCAAAGAGCCCTTTTCAACAGCAATGGAAGGTGTGGTTAAAAGTGCGGTTGGCAAGAGAACTGTTCCTTTCTACTCTACAGTGACAGGTGAATACTATGATGCAAGCTTTGGAACAGAATACTGGTGGAGCAACATCCGAAACGCCGTTCTTTTCCAGCCTGCTATCGAAGCAATTCTCCAAGAGACGAAAGCTGATGTGTTCCTGGAGATCGCTGCATCAAACACACTTCTGTCTTCAGTCAAACAGATCGCCCGTGGCTTGGACCCAAAACACCCACCTACCACCATCAACTCAAGCTTGAGAGACAAAGATGACCTTCACAGCATCCAGCGTGCCATTGGTACTCTCTACACTAGTGGAGTTGCTCTCGACTGGTCCTGCTTAACTCACGAAACAGCAGAATGGGCACCAGTTCCTACATATCCATGGCAACACCAATCCTTCTGGCTGGAAACTGAAGAGAGGCAGAAACGTCGTCTTGGGTTAGATGACCGGACATTCAAGGGACAGAGTGGCAACCTTACTTTGGAGATGTTCCCCTTCTTAGCCGACCACGTAGTTGGAAACCGGGTTGTCTTTCCAGGAGCCGGCTACATCGAACACATGATTCAGATGACATTTTCTGAGACAGAGACACCGGCTTTGAAGAACATCAACTTCATCCGTGTTCTACCATGGCCTGAAGAATCTGACTCAAAGAAGTGCACTCTCAAGCTCGGATTGGAGAAAGATGGAGCAGTGATGCACGTAACAAGTGAAGGCAATGAGCACAGCAATGCTCAGACCAGCACCAGCTCCAAAGAGAAGGACAATTGTCTTCCACTTGAGAAAATCACAGAGAGATGCTCAACTGAGGTCACCAGTGAGGTCTTTTATGAGCGCCTTCAAGATGTCGGCCTCAGCTACGGACCCGCTTTCCAGATGGTGGAAAAGATGTTTCTGGGTGATGGTGAGGCACTAGCTATCCTTCATCCAGTTCCAGACAACAAGCAGAGAATACAAATAGCCCATCTTGATGCTACATTCCAGCTTGTTCTTTCTGCAGTAGGTTCAAGCAGCGCTATGTACCTCCCAGTACATATCGATTCACTTGAGATGTCTGCAGAGTCTATTCCATCTGGTGAGAAGCTTCTGGCCTACACTAGAATCATCGACTGTGACAGCATGCTCCTCTCAGCAGATATCACTATTGCAACTGAGAATGGTGAATGTCTTGCTTCTGTAAAGGGATTCCAAGCACAAAACTTCAATGGCAATCAGTCCGATGTTCCTATCGAGTCATGTATCTACACAACACAGTGGCAACCAGTCTCAGCTAACACCTTGCCGACATCAGTTGTTACCGAAGTCTTCAAGGAGAGCAATCTTCGTGAGAAATATGGGGATGAGTTGAATGCCATTAACCGAGCTGAAGACGTACTTGATGATATTGAAGGTGTCTGTGTCTCCTACATCCGACATGCAATCGAGACAGTCCCTCTTGAAGAGCGTGCTCAGGGGAAGAGTTACACCAAGTACATGGATCGGTTCCAGACCATCGCCGAGAGCAAATCCAGCAAATCCATCCCATTCAACGACATTCCATCAGTCTTGGACAAGATTCTTGAACATGTTCCTGAGCTTGACTCTGAGGTCAGTCTGATCAAGAGCCTTGGAGATGTTCTTCCTGACACACTACGGGACCCACAAACTGCAGTTCCTATCATGTTCTGTGCAGAAGGTCTTGACAGGTACTTCTACGACTCACTAAGTACTAGGCTGTACTACAAAGCTGGGGCAGAAGCAGTTGTCAGTGCTATCAGGGAAGCTGCTAAACACAAGAAGGTTGTTCGAGTTCTGGAACTCGGTGCTCGTATTGGAGGATTGACACGCTTCATTGCCGACCAACTTAAAGACTTGGGAGAAGAGAAGCGAATGGAGTATGTTTTCACAGACGTGACTGCAACTTTCTTCCAGCAGGCTCAAGAAAATTTGAAGGAGTTTCCCTTCATCCAATACAAGCAGATAGATATTGAAAGCGACATTGACGAACAAGGGTTTGTTCCAGGGAGCTTTGACGTGATAGTCTGTCTGGACACTTTGCATGCAGCAGTGAACGTACAACGCAGCACAGCTTACATGAGTAACTTGGTGAGCCCAGATGGCCTGATGTTTATCATTGAGGGTACTAACACGCACTACCTGACTGAGCTGTGGTTCGGAGCTTTGGATGTCTGCTGGGCATTTGATGACTTCCGTAAGGAGCGTTGCTGGATGGATCGACAGGGCTGGTTAGACACAATGACTCAAGTTGGCCTCAAAGACATTCAATCTGCATCTTCATCGAATGAATTCTTCCACTGCGTTTTTGCTGGGCGGAAGTCATCACTTTCAGAACGGGATTGCCTGAGGGAGGTCATCAAGCAAGACAAGATGATAATTGTTCGAGATGAAAGCAACAGGTTCTCATCAGAGTTTCTCCCTTTCTATCATGGTGAGGTTCACATAAGTACCTTTTCTGAATCCAAGTCACTGGACCGTCTTTTCAGTGAACACTCCGACTCTCCGATGGAGGTGATCTACATCTACAGTGATGAAGATTCCAAGGCTGTTGCGCTCCTGAGACTCTTTCAGGCAGTGGAGTCCTATCCAGAAGCAGTCAAACGGGTGTGGATCTTGACGAAAGGTGCAAACATGGACTGCACTAAGCCAAGTGGTTCTCTGACCGTTGGGTTGACTCGAGCTGTCAGTAACCAGATCCCAGGGATGTCAATTTGTTCTGTAGATTTCGACCCCGAGAACTCACTTGCTGAAAATGTCCAAGAACTACTGAAACTGATGGACGACAGCAGCCTCGCTGAGCGTGAGATTGTCCTGCGTAAGGGGAGGTACGTCCCCCGTGTTGTTCACCAAGATTTGAACAACATCAAAAGCATCGACTCCAAAAAGTGGCGAGTTGAGCAGGATCTAAAAGGTAAAGCAGGCAAAGGAGCATCCATTGATGACCTGGCATTCCATGATGTTCAGGAGATTGAAGTTCCTTCAGGTCATGTGAAGATCAAGGTGAAAGCTGCACCGCTCAACTTCAAAGATGTCATGATGGCGTTGGGGCTTCTTGAAGGATTGGAGAATGACACACATCCCTCATTCGGTATTGAGTGTTCAGGTGTTGTGGTTGAGATTGGTTCAAGGGTATCTGGTCTTAGGATTGGTGATGAGGTGATAGCATTTGGGAAAAGCTGCTTTGCCTCTCATGCAATCTGTGATGCTAAACTCACTGTCCACAAGCCGGATAATCTTGACTTCCTTGAAAGTTCTAGCATCGGAGTAGTTTTCGTGACGGCATACCTTAGCCTGATTGAAAGAGCCAACTTGAAGAAAGATGAGACAGTTCTTATTCATTCTGCCTGTGGAGGAGTCGGACTTGCAGCCATTCAGATTGCACAGATGATTGGTGCCAAGATCATCTGCACCGCTGGTACAGAGGAGAAGAGGAGCTACTTGAGGAAACATGTTGGCATTGAGATGGTCAGTGATTCACGTACTGACCGCtttcatgatgatgtcatggaATGGACCAATGGCCGAGGAGTAGATGTCATTCTGAACTCGCTCTCTGGAAAGCTCCTTCAAACAGGTATCTCACTTCTGGGGCAAGGCGGACGGTTTTGTGAGATTGGTAAACGTGACATCTTGCAGAGCTCCAACATCCCCATGGGTTTCTTCTTGGAGAACAAATCATTCAATTCCTGCCAAGTTGATGTCCTGATGCGACAACGACCAGCCACGGTGCAAGGTATAATGAGAAAGGTTGTTAAACTGTTTGACAACAACAAGCTGAAGCCGATTCCAACTACCGTACAACCCCTCGGCAACTTGAAGGAGACCTTCCGTATGATGTCAAAGGGAGCTCACATTGGCAAGATCGTCTTTGAGGTGCCAGAGGGTTTCCAGCCGGCTGAGATTAAACTTCCTCTCAGTCAGTTCAAATCAAACGCAACGTACATAGTCACTGGTGGATTTGGAGGAATTGGTCAAGCTCTTTCAAGATGGTTGTGCCAAAACGGGGCCAAGCACATCGTTCTCGTCTCCAGGAAAGGGGCAAAAACAGCCGCTGCCAAGAGGACCGTGAGCTACCTCAAACGCAACAAAGTCAACCTGAAGGAGTACTCACTAGACATCTCAAACAGACAGAGTGTGAACAAGATGTTAGAGAACCTTCGTGACGATAAACGTATCCCCGCAATCAAAGGTGTCTTTCATCTGGCAGGCGTCATCGAGGAGGAGAACCTTCCGGAAATCACGGCCGATCAGATGAAC
The DNA window shown above is from Asterias amurensis chromosome 18, ASM3211899v1 and carries:
- the LOC139950609 gene encoding probable polyketide synthase 1 — encoded protein: MNSKQANTQQPSRAAKIPIAVVGIGCRMPGGVDSPKAFWDAVVQGEDMISEVPSDRWSLESFHDPDQTNHSKMVTKRCGFIKDIDKFDNTFFKISPREASSMDPQQRHILEVTYEAFEDAGIIPSTLGETCGVYIGVGMMDYPIMIMETSLINPYTHTGVGHSAVANRISYAFDLRGPSYVVDTACASSMTAMHVACNAIWDGECTSAVAGGCNTLLLPEVTVGFSALGVLSPEGKCCPFSDTAKGYVRSEGFGAFILKPLDAALAENDHVYAVIRGSAIAANGFSKSLTMPSAPAQEMVMKNAYERCGVPLSSVQYVEAHGTGTPVGDPIEAGAIGRTFGHLKDNPVKIGSVKSNFGHSECAAGITAAIKVALMLEKKMLVPTINYNEPNPNIDLQELNLKVQTTLEPMQSTNDETDTDKYTIGLNSFGFAGAVAHMIFQNAPKPTTNAIVTETAGWKFGDDKNAGRPIVLPLSAKSGDALKDLIKKWLDFNCDTDALHVASWQATRREHHPYRMAIIANSSSSCRQTLEGFLEGAGSEAAVTGTAPQGKPKVCFVFPGQGQQWVDMGRKLYSSESVFRETIDSCDKIFQRMSGWSLLEYCGLFNEEGSITDSSPYTSVEEALGQVEVIQPAIMFIQVALFHQWQHWGVQPDVVVGHSLGEISAAYACGGLTLEEAVAVIYHRSHAQAKQEGTGRMAALRATREQAEKMCLEHENLYIAAVNAPGAITLAGNCEVVATVVEQNPGKAKQLRVTCAFHTPEMDPIKEPFSTAMEGVVKSAVGKRTVPFYSTVTGEYYDASFGTEYWWSNIRNAVLFQPAIEAILQETKADVFLEIAASNTLLSSVKQIARGLDPKHPPTTINSSLRDKDDLHSIQRAIGTLYTSGVALDWSCLTHETAEWAPVPTYPWQHQSFWLETEERQKRRLGLDDRTFKGQSGNLTLEMFPFLADHVVGNRVVFPGAGYIEHMIQMTFSETETPALKNINFIRVLPWPEESDSKKCTLKLGLEKDGAVMHVTSEGNEHSNAQTSTSSKEKDNCLPLEKITERCSTEVTSEVFYERLQDVGLSYGPAFQMVEKMFLGDGEALAILHPVPDNKQRIQIAHLDATFQLVLSAVGSSSAMYLPVHIDSLEMSAESIPSGEKLLAYTRIIDCDSMLLSADITIATENGECLASVKGFQAQNFNGNQSDVPIESCIYTTQWQPVSANTLPTSVVTEVFKESNLREKYGDELNAINRAEDVLDDIEGVCVSYIRHAIETVPLEERAQGKSYTKYMDRFQTIAESKSSKSIPFNDIPSVLDKILEHVPELDSEVSLIKSLGDVLPDTLRDPQTAVPIMFCAEGLDRYFYDSLSTRLYYKAGAEAVVSAIREAAKHKKVVRVLELGARIGGLTRFIADQLKDLGEEKRMEYVFTDVTATFFQQAQENLKEFPFIQYKQIDIESDIDEQGFVPGSFDVIVCLDTLHAAVNVQRSTAYMSNLVSPDGLMFIIEGTNTHYLTELWFGALDVCWAFDDFRKERCWMDRQGWLDTMTQVGLKDIQSASSSNEFFHCVFAGRKSSLSERDCLREVIKQDKMIIVRDESNRFSSEFLPFYHGEVHISTFSESKSLDRLFSEHSDSPMEVIYIYSDEDSKAVALLRLFQAVESYPEAVKRVWILTKGANMDCTKPSGSLTVGLTRAVSNQIPGMSICSVDFDPENSLAENVQELLKLMDDSSLAEREIVLRKGRYVPRVVHQDLNNIKSIDSKKWRVEQDLKGKAGKGASIDDLAFHDVQEIEVPSGHVKIKVKAAPLNFKDVMMALGLLEGLENDTHPSFGIECSGVVVEIGSRVSGLRIGDEVIAFGKSCFASHAICDAKLTVHKPDNLDFLESSSIGVVFVTAYLSLIERANLKKDETVLIHSACGGVGLAAIQIAQMIGAKIICTAGTEEKRSYLRKHVGIEMVSDSRTDRFHDDVMEWTNGRGVDVILNSLSGKLLQTGISLLGQGGRFCEIGKRDILQSSNIPMGFFLENKSFNSCQVDVLMRQRPATVQGIMRKVVKLFDNNKLKPIPTTVQPLGNLKETFRMMSKGAHIGKIVFEVPEGFQPAEIKLPLSQFKSNATYIVTGGFGGIGQALSRWLCQNGAKHIVLVSRKGAKTAAAKRTVSYLKRNKVNLKEYSLDISNRQSVNKMLENLRDDKRIPAIKGVFHLAGVIEEENLPEITADQMNRILGAKATGAKILHDLTKDDQLDVFFMLSSISTTWGHPAQPCYCAANAYLDALAEKRHIDGLPALSVQLAPVKGAGYLEDKGQTVKVLAMKGNHQLYVDEFLQVLGQLLSRGDLPTVCLANQEWGATQQFCYKSMLKFHHLAALSNKSSASDASSMDIADLETSIKSKMADLLCMSDDAIDVSQPMVNYGVDSLVALEMVNWATNQLGVTISQLDILGGITTAALLEKATEAR